Proteins from one Parasteatoda tepidariorum isolate YZ-2023 chromosome 4, CAS_Ptep_4.0, whole genome shotgun sequence genomic window:
- the LOC107447411 gene encoding uncharacterized protein isoform X2, translating to MTICWGIIFGAGIGISSPEPLKVSQKFRTQPFLFLICCAAPSFACILLPYFIQFLLSCYGLCGCLLILSGIAMNAAPFIMVASYRIRFQLWRIRKKYEINDIESQKTSEDNECFEMETSSMPAQPDSCIVEKNSISRKTTLPHKNSNLLPIQEANKEIQIPSRKNTGLVPKGGAAHEKDFSEEDVLFELNSSALRNQNCSGCRNTASDDTISCRSRKATIRINPLPSVNSFSNKAFSNDDEHDTGAAAEKLHNALLIDSTTNLPNNGILRNKESDTPRIHTSTHQGDFLVVKTPLSNSYPLEIKVHVVECTFTEDDVRDGRLLTQSVPNIKKGGYRRHSNSLITSQYNNINFSSPNFSKKYSKPSNLYGRSSNPSPNMYLISEDDELAVDSPSRNNDAALSSAAVGQQKSQTMSSLKKIFKPTCLVVIYAFVIHEVTLVTLLTIFDDHIDGLVSPATGVLPAFGLGGILGRLSVKYWGDRLLLEGSHATSALLFILDGVVVAGILWSPNIYWIGGFYATLGFLEIGISTAVWNLVSDHIEVDTKSALFTACKLLCGICSLFVPYTIGLSRDVMGEYDGLLQITSGLSVLCAILCYILPKFSFHVKHTRGS from the exons GAGCTGGAATCGGCATATCTTCTCCAGAACCTCTAAAAGTGTCTCAGAAGTTTCGAACTCAGCCATTTCTTTTCCTTATATGCTGCGCTGCACCTAGTTTTGCCTGCATTCTTCTCCCCTATTTCATACAGTTCCTCCTCTCCTGCTACGGACTCTGCGGTTGCCTTCTCATTCTGTCTGGAATTGCAATGAATGCCGCCCCATTCATCATGGTGGCATCCTACAGGATTCGGTTCCAGCTGTGGAGGATAcggaaaaaatacgaaataaacgACATCGAGAGTCAAAAAACTTCGGAGGACaatgaatgttttgaaatggAGACTTCTTCAATGCCTGCTCAGCCAGATTCGTGCATTGTTGAAAAGAATTCCATTTCTCGTAAGACTACTCTTCCACATAAGAATTCCAATCTGTTGCCAATACAGGAAGCAAACAAAGAAATTCAGATCCCGTCCAGAAAAAATACGGGATTAGTGCCCAAAGGTGGAGCTGCGCACGAGAAAGATTTCAGCGAAGAAGATGTTTTGTTTGAACTGAATTCAAGCGCTCTAAGAAACCAAAATTGCAGTGGTTGCAGGAACACAGCATCTGATGACACTATCTCGTGCAGGAGCAGAAAAGCAACCATAAGAATCAATCCCTTACCAAGCGTGAATTCATTTTCTAATAAGGCTTTTTCGAATGATGATGAACACGACACTGGGGCTGCTGCTGAGAAATTACATAACGCCCTTTTGATAGACTCAACAACCAATCTACCGAATAACGGTATTCTTAGGAATAAGGAAAGCGATACACCTAGAATTCACACCAGTACTCATCAAGGCGATTTTCTGGTGGTGAAGACGCCATTAAGCAATAGTTACCCTTTAGAGATTAAGGTTCATGTTGTTGAATGTACATTTACAGAGGACGATGTAAGAGATGGAAGACTGCTTACCCAAAGCGTgccaaacattaaaaaaggcGGTTACAGGAGGCATTCGAATTCTCTGATTACCAGCCAATACAACAACATTAACTTCTCTTCAcctaatttttcgaaaaaatacaGCAAACCTTCTAACCTGTATGGGCGTTCGAGCAACCCATCTCCCAATATGTATTTGATATCCGAAGACGACGAACTAGCAGTCGACTCGCCGAGCAGAAACAACGACGCAGCACTCAGTTCCGCTGCAGTCGGGCAGCAAAAGAGTCAGACGATGAGttctttgaaaaagattttcaagCCAACGTGCCTCGTCGTCATTTACGCTTTTGTCATACACGAAGTGACACTGGTGACGCTGCTCACTATTTTTGATGATCACATAGACGGACTGGTCTCTCCCGCTACAGGCGTTCTGCCAGCCTTCGGTCTCGGTGGCATTCTGGGAAGGCTGAGCGTGAAATACTGGGGTGACAGGCTGTTGCTGGAAGGTTCTCACGCCACGTCAGCCTTACTCTTCATTCTGGATGGAGTTGTGGTGGCAGGGATATTATGGTCGCCAAACATTTACTGGATTGGAGGATTTTATGCCACACTGGGATTTCTCGAGATAGGTATATCCACTGCAGTGTGGAACCTTGTATCCGACCATATTGAAGTAGACACCAAATCAGCACTCTTCACTGCATGCAAACTTCTGTGTGGAATATGCTCTTTATTTGTTCCTTATACTATTG GTCTGTCACGTGATGTGATGGGAGAGTATGACGGCCTCCTCCAAATCACCAGCGGACTCTCTGTGTTGTGTGCCATCCTCTGTTACATTCTTCCCAAGTTTAGTTTCCACGTAAAGCACACCAGGGGAAGTTGA